One genomic region from Lineus longissimus chromosome 6, tnLinLong1.2, whole genome shotgun sequence encodes:
- the LOC135489752 gene encoding leucine-rich repeat-containing protein 24-like, which produces MFGGIEVRVFTFILLLLVQLSASALGCPKTCFCNMLSKIVYCSRKDLRAIPLGIPRDARQLNLNNNNFEVVTLTRTNFSSFGHLEHLYLSDCGIRAIEVGTFIDLLNLKWLDLSKNKIKDIQDFTFRGLSLEQLFLNGNDGLVMHRDTFNGLKAQGLYLHQCGIKEISLQVFRPINDSLKNLWLNDNNIRRIGREMQYIFTSLSHLRLHTNPLHCNCRTSWLKQYYDTHLGVFEGAPAPSCASPSHTHNRGFNSLSPRDFRCQPPIFNDVDLLFANENGILSCSASGDPAPTLYWIKPSGERNAYPPPQDENAVRTDGVMKIAHVEGIYTGSYECLATNAGGNVTLTLNVSWPRIEKQTVIKYIQPPPPKTEKPVTTEDGFGDEDSRTVAKETPGVILTHNNNNDISIENKTFSMIELVGAVLGTFVLTLIVCVIVFHLMYRLRAGKVPRNRLENGFKPKENVYLDRVADEEAYMYKENYSRR; this is translated from the coding sequence ATGTTCGGGGGAATCGAGGTGAGGGTGTTTACTTTTATATTGCTGTTACTGGTCCAGCTCTCCGCGTCGGCGTTAGGCTGTCCAAAAACTTGCTTTTGTAATATGCTCAGTAAGATAGTTTACTGCTCACGGAAGGATTTACGGGCAATACCATTGGGCATCCCCCGGGATGCAAGGCAGCTCAATTTGAACAATAACAATTTCGAAGTGGTAACACTAACACGAACaaatttttcaagttttgggcaTTTGGAGCACTTGTATTTGAGTGATTGTGGTATCCGTGCCATCGAAGTTGGTACGTTCATTGACTTGTTAAATCTCAAATGGTTGGACTTGAGTAAAAACAAGATCAAGGACATTCAGGATTTTACCTTTCGGGGGCTGAGTTTAGAACAGCTCTTCCTTAACGGTAATGATGGTCTTGTCATGCACAGGGACACGTTCAACGGACTGAAGGCACAAGGCCTTTACCTTCACCAGTGCGGTATCAAGGAGATTTCCCTGCAGGTTTTCCGGCCCATTAATGACTCTTTGAAGAACCTATGGCTGAATGATAACAATATCAGACGGATAGGCCGCGAGATGCAATACATATTTACGTCACTCTCTCACTTGAGATTACACACGAACCCTTTACACTGCAATTGTAGAACCTCGTGGCTGAAACAGTACTACGACACCCACCTTGGGGTTTTTGAGGGTGCCCCAGCACCCAGCTGTGCCTCTCCCTCGCATACCCATAACCGTGGATTTAACAGTCTGTCTCCGAGAGATTTCCGTTGCCAACCCCCAATATTCAACGACGTGGATCTCCTGTTTGCTAACGAAAACGGCATCCTTAGCTGCAGTGCTAGTGGAGACCCCGCACCAACGCTCTACTGGATCAAACCCAGCGGTGAGCGCAACGCGTACCCACCGCCCCAGGATGAGAATGCTGTGAGAACGGACGGAGTTATGAAAATTGCACACGTGGAAGGGATTTATACGGGGAGTTACGAGTGTTTAGCAACAAACGCTGGCGGCAACGTCACATTGACACTTAACGTATCTTGGCCGAGAATAGAGAAACAAACAGTGATAAAATACATACAACCACCGCCACCCAAAACTGAAAAGCCAGTAACGACAGAGGATGGTTTTGGGGATGAAGATTCACGGACAGTTGCGAAAGAGACTCCTGGAGTCATACTCAcgcataataataataatgatatctcAATAGAAAATAAGACATTTTCTATGATAGAACTAGTAGGTGCTGTGCTTGGAACGTTTGTCTTAACGTTGATTGTCTGTGTCATAGTCTTTCATTTAATGTATAGATTACGGGCAGGAAAAGTGCCGAGAAATAGACTGGAGAATGGCTTCAAGCCGAAAGAGAATGTATATCTGGACAGGGTAGCCGACGAagaagcatacatgtacaaagaaaATTACTCTCGGAGATGA